The Cryomorphaceae bacterium 1068 genomic sequence AAGATCAACGTGAAGTACTTGGCAAAAAAGGAACTATTTAAATTCCCATTTCGTGGTCTTTTCTTGGGGCTCGGTGGCTATCCAGTTGATCGATCAAAGAATAATTCATTGGTAGATCAGGTCGTTGGGTTCTTCAATGGCTCCGACGATTTTGCTCTTTGTGTTACTCCTGAAGGAACCCGTCAAAAGACGGACACGTTGAAGACCGGGTTTTATGTCATGGCGCAAAAAGCAAAGGTGCCTATTGTTCTGGTTGGGTTCGATTTTGCCTTGAAAAAGGTAGTAATCAGTGAGTTTTTTGAGCCCGCCGGGAATATGGAAGAGGATTTGAACCATATGCGGGAATTTTTTGAAAAGATTACTCCCAAGCACCCCGAACTGACCATGTATCAACAATCTTGATCAAAATTAGGTTGCAGAAATTCAGGCTGTTATAGACGTATCGGTTTTTGCAAGGCCATTTTATCAACATGGATTTTTTATTCACATTACGCATATGTTAGCATCGTGTTGAGTACTTTTAAAGCATACTTAATGTTTAAGTAACACGAACTTGAAACCAGTGTCTCTCTCGGAGACAGATTTCTTTAACCCAATAAATCACTTTGCAATGGATAGATACGACAGTCTTATTTTGGAAATCATACAGGAGCACAAACGACAGACGACAGACAAATCCAAAATTAGGTTGCGGAGCTTAGAGACAAAGTTTTGGAAGGAAGTAGAATCTCATTCAGATTTGAGCTTAGGCCAAGGACGAGTGGGAGAGAGGATCACCAATTTATACCTGAAAGGACTTATTGAAAACAAAGGTGGGTATGGTTTGACCCGAAAGGGAAGAGCTCAGTTGGAGACTGCTAACACCCACGCTTAACACGCATAGATACTAGCGCATTTCGAGGCTGTCCTTTATAGGGCGGCCTTTTTCATTTCTCATACCTTTTCTATCCATCGATTATTAACAGTCGTTTATAAGTGTTGTGAATAGCTTGTGAGAAACACCACCAATGAATTTCTTGCTATTCCCGTATCCATTCCTACCTTAGTGTCAGTCAACGAAGAGATAGTTGGTTTACCAAGCGAGGTAAGACTTTCGTTGAAGTAGTTGAAAGTGAGAAATCACTGCTTTAATTAGCTTTTCGACTGGTCTGCGATACATGATGAAAGGGTTTGACTTCGGTGAAATCTGAAACGATTAAGTTCGCAAAAGTCATTATCAGAAGGAGTAATCCTGCGAAGGATGTCTCCGATAGACATTTTCTCTTTTGAAAGAAGTGCGCTTTGAAATCTACGGATAGAGAAGCACCCATAACACTTCCTATGCGGCCTGGCCATTGGCGAAGTCGCGATAAAGAAGAAATCTTCGATTGAAGTTAGATCATGGCTCTTAGGGGCATATGTGAAATTAATGAACTGTTAGTTGGCCATTGAAAAAGGCTAAGGCTTTTTTGAATGAGGCGGAACAAAGATTCTTTGTTCCGCCTTACTGTTTTATAGCCCCTGATACTTTCCACGCTTTCTTGTGAATAAGTGGGTTTTGCATTCGGCTCAACCCGAGCTGATGCTTCTACCTTTAAA encodes the following:
- a CDS encoding 1-acyl-sn-glycerol-3-phosphate acyltransferase; this translates as MISALFTQLCVWWFKLSGWGFKGTIPADKKQYVLVVAPHTSNIDFFVGVAARKLLKINVKYLAKKELFKFPFRGLFLGLGGYPVDRSKNNSLVDQVVGFFNGSDDFALCVTPEGTRQKTDTLKTGFYVMAQKAKVPIVLVGFDFALKKVVISEFFEPAGNMEEDLNHMREFFEKITPKHPELTMYQQS